The genomic segment TCGGGGCACGACCGGCCGGGCGGCAGCGAGGTCCGGATGGACGGCGGGCCGCTGCGGTGCTGGGCGGTGGCGGGGACACCGGCCCGGGTGCTGCGCGGCTGGACCGGGCTCACGGGTGCTCCCGCGCTGCCGCCGTCGGGGGTGCCGGAGCCGCTGCCCGCCGTGGAGGGCGGGGCGGACGAGGAGGGCGGGGCGGACGAGCGGGACGTGCGGCGGATCGTGTCCGGGGGTGCGGCGGACGGCTGGCCGGGGTTGCGTGCGGCGCTGGCCACGGTCATCGGGCTCGGTCTGTGCGGGGTGCCGTACTCGGGGCCGGACCTGGGCTCCTTCCAGGACGCGGAGTCGCCCGAGCTGTATCTGCGGTGGCTCCAACTGGGCACGCGGCTGCCGTTGTTCCGCATCGGGGCCGGGGACTGGAACGGTGCCGTAGGGCTTGGGGAGGAGGTGGGGGCGCATGCGGGAGCGGCGTTGCTGGAGCGCGAGCGGCTCGGCCCGTACTTCCTGACGCTGGCGCACGTGGCGCGGCTGACGGGCGCGCCGTACGTACGCCCCCTCTGGTGGGACGCCCCCCGCGACCGGGCGTTGCGGGACTGCGAGGACGCGTTTCTGCTGGGCGACGGGGTGCTGGTGGCGCCGGTGCTGGAGCCGGGCACGGTCCGGCGGACGGTACGGCTGCCGCGCGGGCGCTGGTACGACACCGCGACGGGCCGGGCGTACGAGGGACCGGGGCGGGTGACGGTGGAGGCGCCCTTGTCGCGGATTCCGGTGCTGGCGCGGGCGGGGACGGTGATTCCGGTGCGGGGCGACGACGGCGGGACGGAGCTGGAGGCCTGGGCGCCGCGGCCGGGGCGGCGCGGTGGCGGGGTGCTGGTGCGAGGTGCCGGCACGGGGCGGGGGAAGCCGGTGGTGGAGCGTTTCCGTACCCGGTGGGAGGACGGCCGGGTGGTGGTGGAGCGGGACGGCCACGCGGGGCCGGTGCCGTACGCGGTGCGCCTGCGGGGGGTGTGACCGGGGGCGGTGTGGTGGTGACCGGGGGCGGGCCGGCCGCCCGGGGGCCTCAGGCGTAACGCCCCGCGACGGCGTAACGGCCCGCGAACCAGGCGCGGGCGGCTTCGGTGTGCAGCGGGAACGCCAGCTCCCGGGGCGCGCGCAGCACCTCGTATCCGGCGGTCTCGTCGGTCGGTGCGGACGGTGGCAGCCGGTCGAGCGGACGGGCGGGGAGGAGGCCGAAGAGGAGGAGGTGGCCGTCCTGGGAACTGAGCGCGTCGGCGAGGGTCACCATGTCGGCGCCGGCCTCGATGCCGGTCTCCTCGCGGAGTTCGCGGACGACGGCGTGCCGCCAGTCCTCCCCGTGGTCGACGAACCCGCCGGGCAGGGCGAGTCCGCCGCGCCGCGGTGCGATGGTCCGGGTGATGACGACCAGGCCGCCGCCCTCTTCGTCGGTGACCGGGAGCAGGGCGACCGCGACGGGGAGCGGGTTGCGGTAGGCGGTCGTACCGCAGGCGGCGCAGTGGCGGGGCCAGGCGTCGGCACGGAGTACGGACGCGGCGTACGGGGCTCCGCAGGCGGCGCAGTGGGAGTCGGGTACGGGCGGCGCGGTGGGCTCGGACACGGGCCGGACTGTATCCGATCACGCTTCCCCGGGGGGCCGGAACCTGATAGCGATGTGCACATGACAACAACGACCGCGGCTGGTTCCGCGCTCCGCGCCCTCACCGTCGCCGCCGCCGTCCTGCTCGCCGCGACGGTGTCCACTCCTTCGGCGCGGGCGCGGCCCGAGCCGAAGGCGCCGGACGGCTTCGTCGCGCTGCGCTCCGTGGACCCCACCATCATCGAGGAGATCCGGTACGCCACGCCGCACACCTTCATGGGCGTGCCGGTGGACGGCTACCGGAAGCCGGTGTGCCTCGTGACCCGCCCCGCCGCCGTGGCGCTGCACCGGGCGCAGACCGCGCTGCGACGCGAGGGCTACTCCCTGAAGGTGTACGACTGTTACCGGCCGCAGCGGGCGGTGGACCACTTCGTGCGCTGGGCGAAGGACCTCGACGACCAGGCCATGAAGGACGAGTTCTACCCCCGCGTCGACAAGACGCGGCTGTTCGAGGACGGTTACATCGCGGAGAAGTCCGGGCACAGCCGGGGCAGCACGGTCGACCTGACCCTGGTGAGGCTGCCCGCCGTACCGACGAGGGCGTACCGGCCGGGCGAGCCGCTCGCTCCCTGCTACGGCCCCCAGGAGGCGCGGTTCCCCGACAACTCGGTCGACATGGGCACGGGGTACGACTGCTTCGACACACTCGCGCACACCGACGACCCGCGGATCCAGGGCGCCCAGCGGGCCGACCGGCAGCTGCTCAAGGGGACACTCACCGGTCTCGGCTTCGTCAACCTGGCCGAGGAGTGGTGGCACTACACCTTCACGCCGGAGCTCTTCCCGGACACGTACTTCGACTTCCCGGTGGACGAGCGCTCGGTGCGGGGCCGCTGACGGCCTCGGGGCAAACGACACGGCACAGGGCCGTGTCCGACCATTCCCGCCGGGCGGGACCGTTTCCCGGCGGGGCGGGAGCCGATACCTTCCCCCCATGACGCAGCAGACGTTCGATTCGTACGAGGAGTTCTGGCCCTACTACGTCGCGATGCACTCCAAGGCCGCGACCCGCTGGGTCCATCTGACCGGGACCCTGACCGGGCTCGCGATCACCGCCTACGGGCTGGCGCGCGGGCGGAAGCGGTACGCGGCGGCGCTGCCGCTGATCGGGTACGGGACCGCGTGGCCCGCGCACTTCCTGATCGAGGGGAACAACCCGGCCAGCTTCGGCCACCCCGCCTGGTCGCTGCGCGGGGACGCGCAGATGATCCTGACGATGCTCGCCGGGCGCGACGCCGAGCTGGCGGAGACCGCCGCGAAGTGGCTCGCGGAGAACGCGGACCGGCCCGCCGCCGGGTGACCTGCGCGGAGGAACCCCTCAGGTACCGGCCGTCTCCCGGAGCCGGCCGGTCCGGGCCAGCGCGTGTTCGACGAGCTCGACCAGGACGTCCCGGACCGAGGACCGTTCGCGGGCGTCGCAGAGCAGGACCGGGGTGTCCGGCCCGAGGTCGAGGGCGGCCCGCACGATGCCGGTGGGGTAGGTCTCCGCGCCCTCGAAGCAGTTGACGGCCACCGCGAAGGGGATCGCCCGGCGCTCGAAGTAGTCGACGGCCGCGAAGCACTCCTCCAGGCGGCGGGTGTCGGCGAGGACGACCGCGCCCAGGGAGCCCTGGGCCAGCTCGTCCCAGAGGAACCAGAAACGTTCCTGCCCGGGGGTGCCGAAGAGGTAGAGCACCAGCTCCTCGCGGAGGGTGATGCGCCCGAAGTCCATCGCCACGGTGGTGGTCCGCTTGGTCTCCACCCCGGCGATGTCGTCGACGGGCCGCCC from the Streptomyces sp. NBC_01335 genome contains:
- a CDS encoding GTP-binding protein, whose amino-acid sequence is MAFGRSSRRKRAVAPVTLKILVAGGFGVGKTTLVGAVSEIRPLRTEEHLTEAGRPVDDIAGVETKRTTTVAMDFGRITLREELVLYLFGTPGQERFWFLWDELAQGSLGAVVLADTRRLEECFAAVDYFERRAIPFAVAVNCFEGAETYPTGIVRAALDLGPDTPVLLCDARERSSVRDVLVELVEHALARTGRLRETAGT
- a CDS encoding TIM-barrel domain-containing protein, with amino-acid sequence MDGHGLVRSVKLMGSVGGMRTAWRSWRGDSCAPQQRGPELARVPGPLLGAEPGPGGGVVRFARSELSIRVAAGGAVFWAWDGAGRLPSYGPVGTDPAPDPRARLEPGTDGGWQVVSERLTVSVSRVGAVELRTPGGVPLRRELPPRWWEAVGGGPARWVQRAELPSDARFFGLGGPPSGPRLRSGAYPLGAMAAGRPGLQDGAGGAAAPLLPVQFVVSDAGTHLAFYDSTGTGRMTIREGEEGAGSGHDRPGGSEVRMDGGPLRCWAVAGTPARVLRGWTGLTGAPALPPSGVPEPLPAVEGGADEEGGADERDVRRIVSGGAADGWPGLRAALATVIGLGLCGVPYSGPDLGSFQDAESPELYLRWLQLGTRLPLFRIGAGDWNGAVGLGEEVGAHAGAALLERERLGPYFLTLAHVARLTGAPYVRPLWWDAPRDRALRDCEDAFLLGDGVLVAPVLEPGTVRRTVRLPRGRWYDTATGRAYEGPGRVTVEAPLSRIPVLARAGTVIPVRGDDGGTELEAWAPRPGRRGGGVLVRGAGTGRGKPVVERFRTRWEDGRVVVERDGHAGPVPYAVRLRGV
- a CDS encoding NUDIX domain-containing protein, with the translated sequence MSEPTAPPVPDSHCAACGAPYAASVLRADAWPRHCAACGTTAYRNPLPVAVALLPVTDEEGGGLVVITRTIAPRRGGLALPGGFVDHGEDWRHAVVRELREETGIEAGADMVTLADALSSQDGHLLLFGLLPARPLDRLPPSAPTDETAGYEVLRAPRELAFPLHTEAARAWFAGRYAVAGRYA
- a CDS encoding DUF962 domain-containing protein, with the translated sequence MTQQTFDSYEEFWPYYVAMHSKAATRWVHLTGTLTGLAITAYGLARGRKRYAAALPLIGYGTAWPAHFLIEGNNPASFGHPAWSLRGDAQMILTMLAGRDAELAETAAKWLAENADRPAAG
- a CDS encoding M15 family metallopeptidase codes for the protein MTTTTAAGSALRALTVAAAVLLAATVSTPSARARPEPKAPDGFVALRSVDPTIIEEIRYATPHTFMGVPVDGYRKPVCLVTRPAAVALHRAQTALRREGYSLKVYDCYRPQRAVDHFVRWAKDLDDQAMKDEFYPRVDKTRLFEDGYIAEKSGHSRGSTVDLTLVRLPAVPTRAYRPGEPLAPCYGPQEARFPDNSVDMGTGYDCFDTLAHTDDPRIQGAQRADRQLLKGTLTGLGFVNLAEEWWHYTFTPELFPDTYFDFPVDERSVRGR